Proteins encoded within one genomic window of Carassius carassius chromosome 22, fCarCar2.1, whole genome shotgun sequence:
- the LOC132098650 gene encoding G-protein coupled receptor 22-like, protein MHTPPVLGYHAIMSNVTVLDNVEPLDFEMDLDTPYPVSFQVSITGFLMLEIVLGLSSNLTVLALYCMKSNLVSSVSNIVTMNLHVLDVLVCVGCIPFTIVVVLLPLEGNSALICCFHEACVSFASVATAANVLAITLDRYDISVRPANRVLTMGRAVALLGSIWALSFLSFLVPFIEEGFFSQPGNEMNQTEGEETSNQYSTELGLYYHLLAQIPIFIFTAVVMLVTYYKILQALNIRIGTRFHSVPKKKPKKKKTISMTSTQPESTDASQSSAGRNPPLAMRTSVSVIIALRRAVKRHRERRERQKRVFRMSLLIISTFLLCWTPITVLNTVILSAGPSNFTVRLRLGFLVMAYGTTIFHPLLYAFTRQKFQKVLKSKMKKRVVSVVEADPIPNNVVIHNSWIDPKRNKKVTFEETEVRQKCLSSEDVE, encoded by the coding sequence ATGCATACCCCTCCTGTGCTGGGATACCACGCCATCATGAGCAACGTCACTGTCCTCGATAACGTTGAACCTCTTGACTTTGAAATGGACTTGGACACTCCTTACCCTGTCAGCTTCCAGGTGTCTATAACAGGTTTCCTAATGTTGGAGATTGTACTGGGTCTCAGTAGCAACCTGACTGTGCTGGCACTTTATTGTATGAAGTCAAACCTGGTTAGCTCTGTCAGCAACATCGTAACCATGAACCTTCATGTGCTGGACGTCCTGGTGTGTGTGGGCTGCATCCCATTCACAATTGTGGTGGTGCTATTGCCACTGGAAGGCAACAGTGCACTCATCTGCTGCTTCCATGAGGCTTGTGTGTCCTTTGCTAGCGTGGCTACTGCTGCCAATGTCCTGGCCATAACACTAGACCGCTATGACATCTCAGTTCGGCCTGCCAATCGAGTTCTGACAATGGGACGAGCAGTGGCCTTATTAGGGTCCATTTGGGCTTTATCATTCCTTAGCTTTCTGGTACCCTTCATTGAAGAGGGCTTCTTTAGCCAGCCAGGTAATGAAATGAATCAGACAGAAGGGGAGGAGACTTCAAACCAATATTCCACTGAATTGGGCCTCTACTATCACCTGTTGGCACAGATCCCAATCTTCATCTTCACTGCTGTGGTCATGTTGGTTACTTACTACAAGATTCTGCAGGCACTCAACATCCGCATTGGCACACGTTTTCATTCAGTGCCAAAGAAGAAACCGAAAAAGAAAAAGACCATCTCCATGACTTCCACCCAGCCAGAGTCCACAGATGCCTCACAGAGCAGTGCTGGCAGGAATCCACCACTGGCCATGCGTACCTCCGTGTCCGTGATCATAGCCCTCCGCAGGGCAGTCAAACGGCACAGGGAGCGCCGTGAACGACAAAAGAGGGTTTTCCGAATGTCGCTTCTTATCATCTCCACCTTTCTGCTTTGCTGGACACCCATCACCGTGCTTAACACTGTTATCCTGAGTGCAGGGCCAAGCAACTTCACTGTGCGCCTCAGACTGGGCTTCCTGGTCATGGCTTATGGAACCACCATTTTTCACCCGCTGCTCTATGCCTTCACTCGGCAGAAATTTCAGAAGGTTCTAAAGAGTAAAATGAAGAAGCGTGTTGTGTCAGTTGTAGAGGCTGACCCTATCCCCAATAATGTGGTCATCCACAACTCATGGATTGACCCAAAAAGGAACAAAAAGGTGACTTTTGAGGAGACAGAGGTCAGGCAAAAATGCCTCTCTTCAGAGGATGTGGAATGA